The Stomoxys calcitrans chromosome 3, idStoCalc2.1, whole genome shotgun sequence genome includes a region encoding these proteins:
- the LOC106083036 gene encoding beta-1,3-galactosyltransferase brn, with amino-acid sequence MRSFKATMKAKLKRIYKYLAVAAVIFVLDRFGVFTHLFELEYDTHFQYPMEGDVLKYAQARKNKQSHIEDGSEEVPNPINLYNYTFLHERQCDVVEAKKPQLTLLIKSALGNVQRRDAIRRTWGYEQRPDVHIRRVFLMGTSSNTFLMDAIDHEAREFGDVVQADFIDSYFNNTIKTMMGFKWVVERCPRAHYYMFVDDDYYVSMKNVLRFIAHPALYPENAISLNSMWEKKASNEHEKLYGGFVFQTRPLRQKFSKWLVTLKEYPFNRWPPYVTAGAFILSRSALTDLYYVSQYTKHFRFDDIYLGFVALKARINLTHCGNFHFYRPRYSGPDSYRFVVASHEFADTSEMERIWNECRSSNYA; translated from the coding sequence atgagaagCTTTAAGGCAACAATGAAAGCCAAGTTAAAACGCATTTACAAGTACCTCGCTGTTGCTGCCGTTATATTCGTTTTAGACCGTTTTGGTGTGTTCACACATCTCTTTGAATTGGAATATGACACACATTTTCAATACCCCATGGAGGGGGATGTGCTAAAATATGCTCAGGCCcgcaaaaataaacaaagccATATCGAGGATGGTAGTGAAGAAGTGCCAAATCCCATAAATTTATACAATTATACATTTTTACATGAACGCCAATGTGATGTGGTGGAGGCCAAAAAGCCCCAATTAACACTGTTGATCAAATCAGCATTGGGCAATGTGCAACGACGTGATGCCATACGACGTACCTGGGGCTATGAGCAACGCCCGGATGTTCACATACGAAGGGTGTTTCTAATGGGGACAAGCAGCAACACCTTTCTAATGGATGCCATCGACCACGAAGCCAGGGAGTTTGGGGACGTAGTGCAAGCAGATTTCATAGATTCTTACTTCAATAATACCATCAAGACCATGATGGGTTTCAAATGGGTAGTGGAACGTTGCCCCCGAGCTCATTACTATATGTTTGTGGATGACGATTACTACGTGTCCATGAAGAATGTTCTGCGTTTTATAGCCCACCCAGCCCTCTATCCGGAAAATGCCATCTCCCTCAACAGCATGTGGGAGAAGAAAGCCAGCAACGAACATGAAAAACTATATGGAGGCTTTGTTTTCCAGACACGCCCTCTGCGCCAAAAGTTCAGCAAATGGCTGGTAACGCTCAAAGAATATCCCTTCAATCGTTGGCCTCCCTATGTGACCGCTGGTGCTTTTATATTATCGCGCAGTGCTTTGACAGATCTTTACTATGTCAGCCAATATACAAAACATTTTCGATTTGACGATATCTATCTGGGCTTTGTAGCGCTTAAGGCCCGCATTAATCTGACGCATTgtggaaatttccatttttatcgACCACGTTATAGTGGTCCGGATAGTTATCGCTTTGTGGTGGCCTCCCATGAGTTTGCGGATACATCAGAAATGGAAAGGATATGGAATGAGTGTAGATCATCGAATTATGCTTAA
- the LOC106083048 gene encoding Krueppel homolog 2 — translation MSDDANSDSQRNGTSSQSNTPPPTADNIPAKMIEHFKAHKVDVAMWLMRCLAVVFTFFYVLPIFGTPQSAFNKVLLSNAAVSALRLHQRLPAFTFSREFLARLFVEDSCHYLMYSIIFFNVQPTFLILIPIVLFAILHASSYSLKLLDIIGQNSWWGARFLISLVEFQAANILKAASFSEIFIMPLAVVLTFMGRAGLMTPIVYYHFLVMRYSSRRNPYTRNAFAELRMTAEALANRSPAMVGNVVRGAIAFVSRLAPPPQPAPAQ, via the exons ATGAGTGACGACGCCAACAGTGATAGCCAAAGAAATGGCACATCCTCTCAATCGAATACGCCGCCTCCAACAGCCGATAATATACCCGCCAAAATGATTGAACACTTCAAGGCCCACAAAGTCGATGTGGCCATGTGGCTGATGCGTTGCTTAGCCGTTGTCTTCACCTTCTTCTATGTCCTGCCCATCTTTGGCACTCCCCAAAGTGCCTTCAACAAAGTCTTACTCTCAAATGCCGCCGTATCAGCATTGCGTTTGCATCAACGTTTGCCCGCCTTTACATTTTCACGTGAATTCTTGGCACGCCTCTTCGTTGAGGACTCATGCCATTATCTGATGTACTCGATCATTTTCTTCAATGTGCAGCcaacatttttgattttaattccCATTGTATTGTTTGCCATATTGCATGCATCAAGTTATTCCCTCAAATTGTTGGAT ATCATTGGTCAAAACTCATGGTGGGGCGCTCGTTTCCTTATTTCCTTGGTTGAATTCCAAGCTGCCAATATTTTGAAGGCTGCATCATTTTCTGAAATCTTCATTATGCCTCTGGCTGTGGTCTTGACATTCAT GGGTAGAGCTGGTCTTATGACTCCCATTGTCTACTACCATTTCCTGGTGATGCGTTACAGTTCTCGTCGTAATCCCTATACAAGGAATGCCTTCGCAGAATTGCGCATGACTGCCGAAGCCTTAGCCAATCGTTCTCCTGCTATGGTGGGGAATGTTGTGCGTGGGGCTATTGCCTTTGTTTCCCGTTTGGCACCACCACCCCAACCTGCCCCAGCGCAATAG
- the LOC106083043 gene encoding uncharacterized protein LOC106083043 encodes MAFVKKSKNKYNNYMFTPGNFDACKFLKNRSQMPIANYLFTIIGDYTNLNHTCPYKGEIVIDRFRINMDRIKWIPMPPGDYGILSHFSCNGKEKFYLKIFFSFTD; translated from the exons ATGGCATttgtgaaaaaatcgaaaaacaagtACAATAATTATATGTTTACACCAGGAAATTTTGATGCATGCAAATTCTTAAAGAATCGATCACAAATGCCAATTGCAAATTATTTGTTTACCATTATTGGGGACTATACAAATTTGAATCACACCTGTCCTTATAAG GGTGAGATTGTAATCGATCGCTTTCGCATCAATATGGACCGCATAAAATGGATACCCATGCCGCCAGGTGACTATGGCATTTTATCGCACTTTTCTTGCAATGGCAAggagaaattttatttgaagattttcttttcatttaccGATTGA